A portion of the Naumovozyma castellii chromosome 2, complete genome genome contains these proteins:
- the PDC2 gene encoding Pdc2p (ancestral locus Anc_8.213), which yields MLSIEQRYNICLMAERHPKWTQLELAKWAYETFQLPKIPSQGTISRLLAKKSTYMNCKEHEKDANRLRKPNNSLVRKILQEWISQSLWNGIPITSPIIQDTAQSVWHRIPSEYREGNGSFSYKWIANFLAKMDVNISALDSELPKTPKIWTFEERAVLKQYFSKVPSVKDLFTLDETFLAYNLPLDYEQYETSKIQRRIEVASVMLCSNLDGSEKIKPLVVGKYNSYKSFRNYFPDEPEDAVSQSQLGEKMAKKFDISYHSNRKSWLTSNLFHNWLVRWDKRLVADNRKIWIVLDDSCSHRVINLHLQNIQLVYTSSNSRFLPFNWGVLDEFKTRYRIQQYEALIKLQKQIEKTSNKRTLINFEQSQLTMSNAFKFIKKAWDDIPADTIKSNWKSSGLLPPGMIQTNDAVSMAFKKNEVLESALNALCNEFYCKKKWEYDMLLDLNIENKNTNFLSTEELVESAIVDPMEPDNLQSHTIINSTATSQFADDDAPYNRLSMFDNDDVENGKNNLASVDHLTGNFDLTPFTNVSNSISLNHDANTSTTNNVNHNNTATTTTNNHHSLAVADHHNYSEPNLNKLLGETFDPTKSENLFNVSTLIDNPDLFIDPTAALDLPLQSSEYFTVFPNSVPTGQQVNDSISSTNVNTGVLNNRSIISSNSSETSLLNADTTNDFEVPNLNHILNNSEQIALEYGSHIPEKISPSEEVSSLTNLQTSVDIAKSLGDVLKHTEANELILSKATVEEIHFAYSSLLRKIKKTRKQLNKSKTKMPSTNLESLIIQDSNVVNRTQASLSSKRNMQLQGNNAFF from the coding sequence ATGCTCTCCATCGAACAGCGTTACAATATTTGCCTTATGGCCGAGAGGCATCCTAAATGGACCCAATTGGAATTGGCTAAATGGGCCTATGAAACGTTCCAATTACCCAAAATACCGTCTCAAGGCACCATTTCTAGACTTCTAGCAAAGAAATCAACATATATGAATTGTAAGGAACATGAAAAAGATGCAAATAGACTAAGAAaaccaaataattcattggTAAGAAAAATCTTACAAGAATGGATATCTCAAAGTTTATGGAATGGTATCCCAATCACATCACCAATTATTCAAGATACCGCACAATCCGTTTGGCATAGAATTCCTTCCGAATATAGGGAGGGAAATGGGTCTTTCAGTTACAAATGGATAGCCAACTTTTTGGCTAAGATGGATGTTAACATATCTGCATTGGATTCTGAATTGCCCAAGACACCCAAGATTTGGAcgtttgaagaaagagcggtattaaaacaatattttaGTAAAGTTCCTTCTGTGAAGGATCTATTTACTCTCGATGAGACATTTTTAGCTTACAATCTTCCTTTAGATTATGAACAATATGAAACGAGTAAAATACAAAGAAGGATAGAGGTTGCCTCTGTAATGCTTTGTTCGAACCTAGATGGTTCTGAGAAAATCAAGCCTTTGGTGGTGGGGAAATATAATAGTTATAAGAGTTTTAGAAACTATTTCCCAGATGAACCTGAAGATGCTGTGTCACAATCACAATTAGGTGAAAAGATGGCTAAAAAGTTTGATATATCGTACCACAGTAATAGAAAATCATGGCTAACAAGTAATCTTTTCCATAATTGGCTAGTAAGATGGGATAAACGTCTTGTGGCAGataatagaaaaatttggattgTTCTTGATGATTCATGTTCTCATAGGGTTATTAACTTGCActtacaaaatattcagtTGGTTTAcacatcttcaaattcaagatttcTTCCATTTAATTGGGGCGTTTTGGATGAGTTCAAAACAAGGTACAGAATTCAACAGTACGAAGCATTGATTAAATTGCAAAAGCAGATCGAAAAGACTTCCAATAAGAGGACACTCATCAACTTTGAGCAAAGTCAATTAACGATGTCCAATGCctttaaatttataaaaaagGCATGGGATGATATTCCTGCTGATACAATTAAATCTAACTGGAAAAGTTCAGGGCTTTTACCGCCAGGTATGATTCAGACAAATGATGCAGTCAGTATGgctttcaaaaaaaatgaagtaCTTGAATCTGCGTTGAACGCTTTGTGCAATGAGTTTTACTGTAAAAAGAAATGGGAGTATGATATGCTTCTTGACttgaatattgaaaataaaaacacAAATTTCTTAAGCACTGAAGAATTGGTCGAGAGTGCAATTGTGGATCCAATGGAACCTGATAATTTACAATCTCatactattattaatagCACAGCCACATCCCAATTCGCAGATGATGACGCACCTTACAATAGATTGTCAATGTTTGATAACGATGATGtagaaaatggaaaaaataaCCTTGCAAGTGTTGATCATTTGACTGGAAATTTCGATTTAACACCATTTACCAATGtatcaaattcaatctCTCTGAATCACGATGCTAATACTTCCACTACTAATAATGTGAATCACAACAATACAGCAACCACTACCACTAATAACCACCATAGTCTAGCTGTAGCAGACCACCATAACTATTCTGAACCAAACCTCAATAAGCTACTTGGAGAAACCTTTGATCCGACAAAATCAGAAAACTTGTTCAATGTTAGTACTTTAATTGATAATCCTGATTTATTTATAGATCCAACAGCGGCACTTGATCTTCCTTTACAATCGTCAGAGTATTTTACTGTTTTTCCAAATTCGGTACCCACAGGTCAGCAGGTCAATGATAGCATTTCTTCCACGAATGTTAATACAGGTGTCTTGAATAACAGGTCAATTATATCTTCGAATTCATCCGAAACATCTCTACTGAATGCAGACACCACCAACGATTTTGAAGTTCCAAATTTGAACcatatattaaataattcgGAACAAATTGCACTAGAATATGGATCTCATATTCCAGAAAAGATTTCTCCTTCTGAAGAGGTTTCTTCCTTAACAAATTTACAGACAAGTGTCGACATTGCAAAGTCATTAGGTGATGTTTTAAAGCATACTGAAGCAAATGAACTAATATTGTCTAAGGCCACAGTGGAAGAAATTCACTTTGCATATTCTTCGTTACTTcgaaaaattaaaaagaCAAGAAAGCAATTGAACAAATCCAAAACTAAAATGCCCTCAacaaatttggaatcattAATAATCCAGGACAGCAATGTTGTCAATCGAACTCAAGCGTCATTATCAAGTAAAAGAAATATGCAACTTCAAGGAAATAATGCCTTTTTTTGA
- the VPS41 gene encoding Vps41p (ancestral locus Anc_8.212), translating into MERSNENDDTQDHSVATGNIEEQNSDVTLTSMKQINGNTSDKTNHKEPLDNHSPKEESDTDNGEVDDSTDNTDSEEDDDDDNEEPPLLKYSRITALPANFFQRDSISTCLFHEKAFFFGTHSGLLYVTKPDFSPIATLKCHRSSLFSISVDTHGLYFATGSIDGTVSIGALEAPTQITVFDFKRPINAVVLDDDYKNSKTFVSGGMAGDVILSQRNWLGNRMDVTLNKSDKNHGPILAIYKLNDVLIWMNNDEITFSDIPTRSKLLAIPFYDEDNPKMLGNGTEDNLLPELFKPHITFPENDRIIIGWRDRVWLFKISSLSNTVPRRTKDDIHINDNNNFGSLLSSAASSFRGIPDKNVIMEKHFRLPILIAGLESFKDDQLICLGFEVTDSDEVTFKALPPELKLFDLTEEAPIEIYNDEVASKNYERLSLNDYHLGKFINIEKNLPPEYYLISTTDAIRIQELQLKDHFQWYLARSRYLQAWKISKYVVDVVEQLKVGLQYLNQLIISGDWEKVYTMTPQILNLDQLQEKEKMTKENSILKNGWNDILDSILKSGNIDSIVDNIPSDPLLENGIYDNILEYYLSSSKLLQFLTYIEKWSSQELFSIEHFEKVLENKIEESSIGEKQNYYRRAVVLLYLHQERYSKAIPHMITLHDEEIFNILNSQNLLSQFSDQVIDILMIPYYYAETNRPHKYHSIEDMPLDYIESIFTKSIELITINRKRISVKKLIEKFQEHTDLTKLLFLILKKLSIADPSLTIPFEDQLVELYTNYERNGLLNFLKTKSNYNIDEAIRICSTVPGLSNELIYLWGRIGETKKALSLIIDELNDPKLAIEFVKSWGDTELWDFMISYSWNKPVFIKALLESTDNFGETHLEVIKGMSNDIEIEGLHSTLDKILRENTLNLKVNNRIYKIVDDETISSAAELLKLRDLGKCFDVDEESDREETYF; encoded by the coding sequence ATGGAAAGATCCAACGAAAATGACGATACACAGGACCACTCTGTTGCAACTGGTAACatagaagaacaaaattcCGATGTAACGTTGACATCGATGAAACAAATTAACGGCAACACATCAGACAAGACAAATCACAAGGAACCTTTAGACAATCATAGCcccaaagaagaaagtgacACTGACAATGGTGAAGTGGATGATAGTACTGACAATACTGATTCAGAGGAAgacgatgatgacgatAACGAAGAGCCACCCTTGTTAAAATATTCTCGAATAACAGCACTCCCTGCAAACTTCTTCCAAAGAGATTCTATATCTACATGTCTCTTCCATGAAAAagcatttttctttggaacACATTCAGGTTTGTTATATGTTACGAAACCTGATTTCAGTCCGATTGCCACATTGAAGTGCCATCGATCATCTCTCTTTTCGATAAGTGTGGATACTCATGGATTATATTTTGCAACAGGATCTATTGATGGAACTGTATCAATTGGAGCACTTGAAGCGCCAACACAGATCACTGTATTCGACTTTAAGAGACCAATAAATGCCGTGGtattagatgatgattataaaaattccaaaacCTTTGTATCAGGTGGCATGGCAGGAGATGTCATACTATCCCAAAGGAATTGGCTGGGCAATCGAATGGATGTAACACTTAATAAAAGTGATAAGAATCATGGACCAATATTAGCTATCTATAAGTTGAATGATGTTTTAATATGGatgaataatgatgaaattacaTTTTCAGATATACCGACAAGATCTAAGTTATTAGCTATCCCTTTTTATGATGAGGATAATCCGAAGATGTTAGGTAATGGAACTGAAGATAATTTGTTGCCTGAATTGTTCAAACCACATATTACCTTTCCCGAAAATGATAGAATTATAATAGGTTGGCGTGATCGAGTTTGGTTGTttaaaatatcatcttTGAGCAATACAGTaccaagaagaacaaaagatgATATACAtataaatgataataacaacTTTGGATCTTTACTTTCAAGTGCAGCATCAAGTTTTCGTGGAATCCCTGATAAAAATGTAATAATGGAGAAACATTTTAGGTTACCAATCTTAATAGCAGGTCTTGAATCATTTAAGGACGATCAATTAATTTGCCTGGGCTTTGAAGTAACAGATTCTGATGAAGTTACCTTTAAAGCTCTGCCACCAGAGCTAAAGCTTTTTGATCTCACAGAAGAAGCCccaattgaaatatataacGATGAAGTAGCATCCAAGAATTATGAACGGTTATCTCTGAATGATTATCATTTAGgtaaatttatcaatattgAGAAAAACTTGCCACcagaatattatttgattagTACTACTGATGCCATTAGAATCCAGGAACTGCAATTAAAGGACCATTTCCAGTGGTACTTGGCGAGAAGCCGGTACTTGCAGGCCTGGAAAATATCCAAGTATGTAGTAGACGTAGTGGAGCAATTAAAAGTAGGATTACAATACCtgaatcaattaattatttcaGGTGACTGGGAAAAAGTTTACACAATGACTCCACAAATTTTAAACTTAGATCAGTTacaagagaaagaaaagatgacaaaggaaaattcaattttgaaaaacgGTTGGAATGATATCCTAGATTCAATTCTGAAATCTGGGAATATAGATTCTATTGTAGATAACATACCTTCAGATCCcttattggaaaatggaaTTTATGATAATATATTAGAGTATTacttatcatcttcaaaactCCTTCAATTCCTCACatacattgaaaaatggtcTTCACAAGAACTGTTTTCTATAGAgcattttgaaaaggtACTTGAGAACAAAATAGAAGAATCCTCGATTGGTGAAAAGCAGAATTATTACAGAAGAGCAGTAGTGCTCTTATATTTACATCAAGAAAGGTATTCAAAAGCTATTCCTCATATGATAACGTTacatgatgaagaaatattcaatattttgaattctCAAAACCTTCTATCCCAGTTCAGTGACCAGGTAATAGACATACTCATGATTCCATACTATTACGCAGAAACTAACCGACCGCATAAATATCATAGCATTGAAGATATGCCCCTAGATTACATAGAATCAATTTTCACAAAATCAATCGAATTGATTACAATCAATAGAAAGCGCATATCagttaaaaaattaatcgaaaaattccaagaacATACTGATTTGACAAAATTACTTTTtctaatattgaaaaaactTTCTATAGCTGATCCAAGCCTTACCATTCCATTTGAAGACCAACTTGTTGAGTTATATACCAACTACGAAAGAAATGGgttattgaatttcttgaaaacCAAATCCAATTATAATATTGATGAGGCTATTAGGATATGCTCTACGGTACCAGGCTtatctaatgaattaatttacCTTTGGGGTAGAATTGGAGAAACTAAAAAGGCTTTATCACTAATCATCgatgaattaaatgatcCAAAGTTGGCGATCGAGTTTGTAAAGAGCTGGGGTGATACAGAACTATGGGATTTTATGATCAGTTATAGTTGGAATAAACCTGTCTTTATCAAGGCCTTACTTGAATCTACGGATAACTTTGGTGAAACACATTTGGAGGTCATTAAGGGAATGAGTAACGACATAGAAATCGAAGGCTTGCATTCAACGTTggataaaatattaagagAAAACACTTTAAACTTAAAGGTTAATAACCGGATCTATAAAATtgtggatgatgaaactaTATCATCGGCAgcagaattattaaaattgagAGATTTGGGAAAGTGTTTTGATGTcgatgaagaaagtgaCAGAGAAGAAACGTACTTTTGA
- the TFB5 gene encoding TFIIH complex subunit TFB5 (ancestral locus Anc_8.211), whose amino-acid sequence MPRARRGVLVQCDPSIKALIVQIDAQRSDIILEELDDTHLLVDPSKVDFIKQELNRLLSKNIYNAMDEEENQ is encoded by the coding sequence ATGCCAAGAGCTAGAAGAGGCGTACTAGTACAATGTGATCCTTCGATCAAAGCTCTTATTGTACAAATCGATGCTCAACGAAGTGATATCATACTGGAAGAACTGGACGATACTCATCTTCTGGTGGATCCATCCAAAGTGGACTTTATAAAACAAGAACTTAACAGGCTGCTTTccaagaatatatataatgcaatggatgaagaggaaaatcAATAA
- the PET100 gene encoding Pet100p (ancestral locus Anc_8.209), whose product MPFRLPFKYTRSQLEIFRFSFCLLAPVGVMYYIGTDTDKKLNVPGFWPDPQTLNEIPKERYEIKAELARMKKERLEKRLRLEKKLAEEFGINVEEEKLKIKNDTSSTATPSSSEGVSSGL is encoded by the coding sequence ATGCCTTTCAGATTACCCTTTAAGTATACCAGATCACAAttagaaatatttagattTTCATTCTGTTTGTTGGCTCCCGTGGGTGTCATGTACTACATTGGGACAGATACCGATAAGAAACTAAATGTTCCTGGATTTTGGCCAGATCCTCAGACTTTGAATGAGATACCCAAGGAAAGATATGAGATCAAAGCAGAATTGGCCAGaatgaagaaggaaagGCTAGAGAAACGATTGAGGttagagaagaaattagcTGAAGAGTTTGGTATTAATGTTGAAGAGGAGAAACTGAAGATCAAGAATGACACGTCAAGTACTGCTACACCTAGTAGTAGTGAGGGGGTAAGTTCAGGACTATGA
- the COQ3 gene encoding hexaprenyldihydroxybenzoate methyltransferase (ancestral locus Anc_3.99), with protein MMICNVKCAVPTLLKRSFSSTIVIRNSVVTTGATSDEVSHFKDLAPTWWDVNGSQAILHRMNLSRLDFIQRTLRNSIPLTSGKPVEEGKEEDIYVPGFNYKEFFPEQVTEAVRDDINDSVNAHLKNMKLTVLDVGCGGGILSESLGRLPFIKHVTGIDLTPECITVAKGHSQLDPMLKGKISYQLKSLESTKGKFDMITCFEMLEHVDQPMEILNHSWKRLNEDGILFLSTINKSLVSWFTTIFVAEDILRLVPRGTHHVNKFVNAKDILRWFQNNRMGEFELLDLKGVMYIPTKGWCEHNCSDVGNYFMAIRKIKTKNNNSV; from the coding sequence atgatgatatgTAATGTGAAGTGTGCAGTGCCCACTTTACTAAAAAGGTCATTCAGTTCGACGATTGTGATAAGAAATTCGGTGGTTACCACTGGAGCTACTAGTGATGAGGTATCTcattttaaagatttgGCACCTACTTGGTGGGATGTAAATGGATCCCAGGCCATCTTACATAGAATGAATCTGTCGCGATTAGATTTTATACAGAGGACGTTAAGGAATTCAATCCCTTTAACTAGTGGAAAGCCAGTAGAGGAGGGGAAAGAGGAGGATATTTATGTTCCCGGGTTCAATTATAAGGAATTCTTCCCAGAACAAGTCACAGAAGCTGTCCgtgatgatattaatgatTCTGTCAATgctcatttgaaaaatatgaagtTGACAGTGCTGGATGTTGGATGCGGTGGAGGGATTCTTTCGGAATCATTGGGGAGGTTACCATTCATTAAGCATGTCACTGGTATTGATTTGACACCGGAGTGTATAACTGTTGCCAAGGGTCATTCTCAATTGGATCCCATGTTGAAAGGAAAGATATCATATCAGTTGAAATCTTTGGAATCTACCAAGGGGAAATTTGATATGATTACCTGTTTTGAGATGCTAGAACATGTGGATCAACCCATGGAAATCTTAAACCATTCatggaaaagattgaatGAAGACGGTATCTTATTTTTAAGTACTATTAATAAGAGTCTTGTTTCCTGGTTCACTACGATATTTGTTGCTGAGGATATATTGAGATTGGTACCAAGAGGGACGCATCATGTAAATAAGTTTGTTAATGCTAAGGACATCTTGAGATGGTTTCAAAATAACCGAATGggagaatttgaattattggaCTTGAAGGGTGTCATGTATATCCCGACGAAAGGGTGGTGTGAACATAATTGTTCAGATGTGGGGAACTATTTCATGGCTATTAGGAAAATCAAGACtaagaataataattctgTATAA
- the SHU2 gene encoding Shu2p (ancestral locus Anc_8.203), whose translation MSSDSKTINYSQLFSQLIKPATSGDGGVMDDTMASFLYYLFPRELFIRALSLLESNDMFIYTFQPDSSLPLKESSTTKTFDDKDAVTKTSSDLTSSSKTDPDNERDSNEAEGKKEKEKEIEELVNDVYNEEDQFLHRLIVKPENTHSPPISVDLLNWFCSCSEFNELFHEELKKGEELSNCLIKEIDDMSEFSNDKFSQLDAHSLSRQKYFKFDKCLCHHLLAYSIILRSSPDILRYFTLKNCSVFHLRIDNLDEWLKLHINIVI comes from the coding sequence ATGTCATCGGATAGTAAAACCATCAACTACTCTCAATTATTCTCACAATTGATCAAGCCTGCGACGAGTGGCGATGGCGGTGTCATGGATGATACCATGGCATCGTTCTTGTACTATTTATTTCCTCGAGAGCTATTCATTAGGGCCTTGTCATTGTTAGAATCCAATGATATGTTCATTTACACGTTCCAACCTGATTCATCTTTGCCCTTAAAGGAGTCCAGCACTACGAAGACTTTCGATGACAAAGATGCTGTGACCAAGACTTCATCTGATCTGACTTCATCCAGTAAGACGGATCCTGATAATGAAAGAGATAGCAATGAAGCAGAGggaaagaaagagaaggaaaaagagATTGAGGAATTGGTTAATGATGTAtacaatgaagaagatcaattTTTGCATAGATTAATTGTGAAGCCGGAAAATACACATTCTCCTCCCATCTCAGTGGATTTACTCAATTGGTTTTGTTCCTGTTCtgaattcaatgaattgtttcatgaggaattgaagaaaggGGAGGAATTATCAAATTGTTTGATCAAGGAGATTGATGATATGAGtgaattttccaatgatAAGTTCTCACAATTGGATGCACATAGTCTTTCGCGACAGAagtatttcaaatttgataaatgtCTTTGTCATCATTTATTGGCATATTCTATAATATTAAGATCATCACCGGATATTCTGCGATATTTCACGTTGAAGAATTGTAGTGTTTTCCATTTGAGGATTGATAATCTTGATGAATGGTTGAAGTTACATATCAATATAGTtatatga
- the SED1 gene encoding Sed1p (ancestral locus Anc_8.201), with protein MKFTNIIISLGLASTSLAVVSNSSSATVEPAAPYAPSSSLSSSSSSSSSLVEVTTLESTTAAANTTSTTPEVPATTAPVVTSSEVPIFSSANSTTPVTTPVTTPQTLQPTSQFTNSTTLVTDVSVVTALTTYCPEPTTFEQNGKTYTVTAPTTLTITDCPCTVTYTTETEIVTAYTTYCPEPTEIVQNSKTYTVTAPTSLTITECPCTIVKTKAVGPSQSPVKASSSLAAAKPSSSVAAAKPSSSHSVIINPNAAANVAVPSVFALISGLFMFL; from the coding sequence ATGAAGTTCACAAATATCATAATCTCTCTAGGTTTAGCATCTACATCATTGGCCGTGGTTAGTAACTCAAGTTCTGCTACCGTGGAACCAGCTGCCCCATATGCTCCCTCCTCTTCcctttcctcttcctcttcctcatcctcatcattgGTCGAGGTTACTACTCTAGAGTCCACAACCGCAGCTGCCAACACGACAAGCACAACTCCAGAAGTTCCAGCCACCACAGCTCCAGTCGTTACCTCTTCTGAAGTGCCAATCTTCAGCAGTGCAAACAGTACCACTCCAGTTACTACCCCAGTTACTACTCCTCAAACACTTCAACCAACTTCTCAATTCACAAACTCTACTACTTTGGTCACTGATGTCTCCGTGGTCACCGCTTTGACTACTTACTGTCCAGAACCAACTACTTTTGAACAAAATGGTAAGACTTACACCGTTACTGCCCCAACCACTTTGACCATCACAGACTGCCCATGTACTGTCACATACACTACTGAAACTGAAATTGTTACTGCTTACACTACCTACTGTCCAGAACCAACTGAAATCGTTCAAAACAGTAAGACTTACACAGTCACTGCTCCAACATCTTTGACTATCACTGAATGTCCATGTACCATTGTTAAGACCAAGGCTGTCGGCCCATCTCAATCTCCAGTGAAGGCTTCCTCGTCTTTGGCCGCTGCTAAgccatcttcttctgtggCTGCCGCTaaaccttcttcttctcacAGTGTCATCATTAACCCTAACGCTGCCGCTAACGTCGCTGTCCCATCCGTTTTCGCTTTGATCTCTGGATTATTCATGTTCTTGTAA
- the RAD55 gene encoding putative DNA-dependent ATPase RAD55 (ancestral locus Anc_8.200), with protein sequence MSWIPHLVAELGMSFGISLSQLIVDNPEPLLSGISELDESLNVGFQSRSIYEIYGPPGIGKTKFGIQLVNNGLSRNSGQDHVLWIETHRCIPWNLVKNEEEEEEEDKIKRFSKVRLNKFTQLLIFFQNLLKEERDPYQLIIIDGFSQTICDHIQILRNRGMDEKQIHNVKCNHLILLFTWMTKYTHSKRSTIILLDDCMNTSYQQLDLHSFEDDFEMVDDGSNFFVRSTMSNNNNNNNNGSTATSFSSSPPSASSRDRAFGGRGRRRNIQVLKSALVANSAMGAKDFKWEIFLKCRIGFFWNWKEETLRADNFSKTHRRQFDRCRLAIVFDPHDERAKTLSDSRERGRKRGIDQVDMQNKIIKFDYNTEEGVFESVNNASVPLLLSFKRPSAMTSTPTMESTSQCSSTVQHIPDDQATTAMEWEMDEIVHDSEEE encoded by the coding sequence ATGAGTTGGATTCCGCACTTGGTAGCGGAGTTAGGTATGTCTTTTGGAATCTCTTTATCGCAATTGATAGTGGATAATCCTGAACCGTTATTGAGTGGAATTTctgaattagatgaatcGCTAAATGTTGGATTCCAATCTCGTTCCATCTACGAAATTTATGGACCACCTGGTATCGGGAAGACCAAATTTGGTATTCAGTTAGTTAATAATGGACTTTCTAGAAACTCAGGGCAAGATCATGTGCTATGGATAGAAACGCATCGATGTATACCCTGGAATCTTGTAAAgaacgaagaagaagaagaagaagaagacaaGATAAAACGATTCAGTAAAGTACGACTTAATAAATTTACCCaattattgatttttttccaaaatttacTAAAAGAGGAGAGGGACCCGTATCAACTTATAATAATTGATGGATTTTCTCAAACGATTTGTGATCATATTCAGATATTGCGAAATCGAGGTATGGATGAGAAACAGATTCATAATGTTAAATGCAATCATTTGATACTACTTTTCACATGGATGACGAAATACACACACTCGAAGAGATCCACGATCATTCTACTTGATGATTGTATGAATACATCATATCAACAATTAGATTTGcattcatttgaagacGATTTTGAGATGGTGGATGACGgatccaatttttttgttagATCGACCATgtctaataataataataacaacaataatggATCTACAGCGACTTCATTTTCCTCCTCCCCTCCATCTGCAAGTTCTAGGGACCGCGCATTTGGCGGGAGAGGAAGACGTCGAAATATTCAAGTGTTAAAGAGTGCATTAGTAGCGAATTCAGCGATGGGTGCGAAGGATTTCAAGTGGGAGATATTCCTAAAATGTCGCATTGGGttcttttggaattggaagGAAGAGACATTACGGGCGGACAACTTTAGCAAGACGCACAGGAGGCAGTTTGACAGATGCCGCTTAGCCATAGTATTTGACCCACATGACGAAAGGGCGAAAACACTGAGTGATTCGAGAGAACGAGGGAGAAAAAGGGGTATTGACCAAGTTGACATGCAGAACAAGATCATAAAGTTCGACTACAACACCGAAGAAGGGGTCTTTGAGTCGGTGAATAATGCCAGTGTCCCGCTACTTTTGTCGTTCAAGCGGCCGTCTGCGATGACTTCGACACCCACAATGGAGAGCACCTCGCAATGTTCCAGCACGGTCCAACACATTCCAGACGATCAGGCGACAACAGCAATGGAATGGGAAATGGACGAAATCGTCCATGACAGCGAGGAAGAATGA